GTCGAGGAGTTCATCGAGGGAAGGGCCCTGCACGACGTGTTCGTCGAACGTTATCCGCTGACGGACCTGGACGCCGACGCGGCGGCCTTCGCGGACTACGCGTCCTGGGCCCTCGACATCCACCGGCAGGTGGAGGAAGCGGTCGCCGCGGTCCATGGGCGGGGCATCGTGATCGGCGACGTGCACACGTTCAACGTGCTGGTCCGCCCCGACGGCAGGGTGGTGCTGATCGACTTCGAGGGAGCGTCGGACGTGGCGCAGGCGGGGCGCCAGGTCCTCGCGGCCCCGGGTTTCATCGCCCCCGGCGGGGCCACCGGCTTCGACATCGACCGGTATGCGCTGGCCTGTCTGCGGATCTTCCTCTTCCTGCCACTGACAGGGCTCCTCGAGCTGGACGGCGGGAAGGCCGGGCAGCTCGCCAGGGAGGCCGCCCGGCTTTTCCCTGTTCCCCGGCAGTTCCTCGACGACGCCGTCCGCACACTCACCGGCGACGGTGCCATGGCCGCGGGGGCGGACGACGGCCCCCGGCTGGAGGCCGATCACGCCGGCTGGCTGCGCGCCCGCACGTCGATGGCCGACGCCATCCTGGCCGCCGCCACCCCCGAGCGCCACGACCGGCTCTTCCCGGGCGACATCGAGCAGTTCCTGCTCCCGGGCGGCGGCCTCGACGTGGCCCAGGGCGCGGCGGGCGTGCTGTACGCGCTGGACGTGACCGGCGCCGGACGCCGGCCCGACCACGAGGACTGGCTGATCCGGCACGCGCTGAACCCGGAACCCGGAACGCGCCTCGGCCTCTACGACGGCCTGCACGGCGTCGCGTACGTCCTTGAACACCTCGGGCACCACGAGGAGGCCGCCAAGGTCCTCGACATGTGCCTGGGCGAGCACTGGGAGGCCCTCGCCTCGGACCTCAAGGGCGGCCTGTCCGGCATCGGGCTCAACCTGCTGCACTTCGCCACCGCCCTCGGCGACGCCGCCTGCGGTGACGCCGCCCTGCGCGTGGCACAGACCGTCGCCGACCGCCTCGGCCCGGCCGACAGCGTGCCCGGGACCAGCGGCGGAGCCCATCCGCGAGCGGGGCTGATGTACGGCTCGTCCGGGCCCGCGCTGCTGTTCCTGCGTCTGTACGAGCACAGCGGCGACCCGGTGCTGCTCGATCTGGCCGCCACCGCGCTGCGCCAGGACCTGAACCGCTGCCTGGAGCGCCCGGACGGGTCGTTGGAGGTGAACGAGGGGTGGCGCACCATGCCCTATCTCGCCGACGGCAGCGTGGGCATCGGCATGGTCCTCGACGAGTACCTGGCCCACCGCGCGGACGAGCGGTTCTCGGCCGCCGCCCACGCGATCCGCCGGGCCGCGAGCGCGTCGTTCTACATCGAACCCGGTCTCTTCGACGGCCTGGCCGGAATGATCCTCCACCTCAGCCGCGCGCACCCGCCCGGCACCGCCGCCGCCCGCGACCCCGTGATCGCGGACCACGTACACCATCTGGAGCGTCACGCCTGTCTGCTCGACGGCCGGCTCGCCTTTCCCGGCGAGCAGTTGCTGCGGCTGTCCATGGACCTGGCCACCGGCACCGCGGGCGTACTGCTGGCGCTGGGCTCGGCCTTCCACTCCCGGCCCGTCGGGCTGCCGTTCCTGACACCCGGTCCGCGGTCCGCTCATGACCCACCCGTCCCCACGCGAGTGCGAGAGAGGAGGTGAGCGCACATGTCGCTCCTCGAACTGCAGGGCCTGACCATCGAGTCCGAGGCCGGTCACCGTCCGCCGGGCAGCCGGGCAAGCAAGTACTGCGGCGGCGGAGGCAGCCGCCTCAGCCTGCTGCTCTGCTAGTCCAACCGACGCGCGGGGGCACTCCGGGTGTCCCCGCGCCCTTTTCGCTGGAACCGCACGGCTTTCGCCGCAACCGCACGACGACGGGAGCAACCCGTGGACCGACGGGAGCAACCCGTGGACCGGCGGGAGCAACCCGTGGACCGGCGGGAGCAACCCGTGGACCGACGCGCGGCGGACCGTCTGCTGCTGACGACGGTCCGGCGAGGCGGTGTGTGGGGCGGGGCCCAGGCCGCCGTGTCCCTGCTGCTGGCAGGCGTCTACGTTGTTCTGCCCGCCGTCATGGGCCGCACGGTCGACGCCGTGCTCGGCCGCGGCGACACCACGCTGTGGCTGACCCTGTCCGCCGCCGCCGTCGCCCTGCTGGTGGTGTGCGACGCCGCGGACGACTACGCGGGAGCCGTGGCCAACGCCCGCTGCACGGCCTGGCTGCGGCACACCCTGCTCGGCCATGTCCTTGACCTGGGCGCTTCGGCCGGCCGCCGTCACACCTCCGGCGACCTGGTGGCCCGTCTGGTGGGCAACACCGCCCGGGCCGGCAGTGCCCCGTCAGGCATGGTGTGGGCAGTGACCGACCTGGTCCCCCCGGTCGGGGCCGTGGTGGCCCTGGCCCTCATCGACCCCTGGCTGTGCCTCACCTTCGTGGCCGGACTGCCGCTGATCGCCCTCATGGTGCGCGCCTTCGTCCGCGACGTCTCCGACCTCAACGACCGCTACTTCGCCACCCAGGGCCGCATCGCCACCCGCCTCGTCGACGCCCTCACCGGAATCCGCACCATCACGGCCGCCGGGACCTTGACCCGCGAGACCGAACGGGTACTGCAGCCGCTGCCCGAACTGCACCGCCACGGCCTGGGCATGTGGCGCGCGGTCGCCCGGGTCTCCGCACGGGACGCGGCGATCGTGCCCCTGCTGGAGATCGCCGTACTGGCCGTCGCCGGCCTGGGGCTCGCCCAAGGCCGCATCACACCCGGTCAGATGCTCGCCGCCAGCGGGTACGTGGTCCTGGCCACCGGCGTGAGTTCGCTGGTGGCCTCCGTGAACCGACTGGCCTTCGCACGCGCCACCGCCGGCCGGATCGCCGAGGTGCTGGGCGAGCCCACGGTCGCGTACGGCGGCGCACGCCTGCCCCGCGGGGGCGGCGGGCGGCTGGAGTTCCGCGGGGTCACGGTACGCACCGCCGAGGGCAACTCCGCGCTGGACGGCATCGACCTGGACCTGCCGGCGGGCGCGCTGAGCGCCGTCGTAGGACGCTCGGGAGCCGGCAAGTCCCTGCTGGCCGCGCTGGCCGGACGGCTGGCCGACCCCGACGAGGGCGAGATACGGCTCGACGGAGTGCCGCTGCGCGACGTGGACCGCACGGAGCTGCGGCACGCCGTCGCCTACGGCTTCGAACGCCCGGTGCTGCTGGGCGAGACCTTCGCCGACGCGATCGGATTCGGGCCCCGCACGCCCCGGGGCGGTGAGGTCCGCGCCGGGGCCACCGCGGCACGCGCCGACGCCTTCATCCGGACCATGCCCGAGGGCTACGGCACCCGGCTCACCGGTGCGCCGCTGTCCGGCGGCGAGTACCAGCGCATCGGCCTGGCACGCGCCTTCGTCCAGTCCGCACCCTCCGGCCGCCTGCTGGTGCTGGACGACGTGACGGCCAGCCTCGACACCGTCACCGAGCACCACATCAGCCAGGCCCTGACCGGCACCGGGCCGCTCGCCGGCCGGTCCCGACTCGTCGTGACCCACCGCGCCTCCACCGCGGCCGACGCGGAGGTCGTGGTCTGGCTCGACGCGGGGCGGGTGCGGGGGGTGGGCACGCATCGGGAACTGTGGATGGAGGAGGGGTACCGGGCGGTGTTCCGGCCGGAGCCGGGGGGTGACGGGGAGGCGGGCCCGGAGCCGGCTCGGCACCGGGACGTACATCCGAAACCGGCACCGGCACCGGATCGCGACGCAGGCGTGTGGGACGGAGGCGTGTGGTGAGCCCGGCGCCCGGGGCCCTGCTGCGCTCCACGCTGCGCACGCGGCGCCGGGAGTACGTACGACTCACCGGCTGGTCGCTGGTCGAGGCCGTCCCCGCGCTGCTGTCGGGCTGGCTGGTCGCCCATGCCGTCGACGACGGCTTCCTCGCCGACCGCACCGCGGTGGGCTTCGGCTGGCTCGGCCTGCTGGCCTGCGCCGTCCTCGTCGGTGCCTGGGGCACCCGGCAGTCCACACTCCAACTGGCCGCGGTCGTCGAGCCGCTCCGCGACGACCTGGTCACGCTCGTCACCACCGGCACACTGCGCCGCTCCGCCCACGTGGGGCAGAGCGCCGACACGGCGGGCGTGGCACGGCTGACCGAACAGGTGGAGATCGCCCGTGAGTCGTACGGGGCGGTCGTGATGTTCGTGCAGAGCTTCGCGGTCACCACGGTGAGCGTGCTGCTCGGGCTCGCCGCGCTGGATCCCGCCCTGCTGCTGTTCGTCGTGCCGCCCCTCGTGGCCGGGCTCGCTCTCTTCCTGCTGGCCCTGCGGGCGATGGCGGCCCGGCAGCGGGCGGTCGTCCTCGCCGACGAGGCCATCGCCGAGCAGGTGAGCACGGTGGCCGGTGGACTGCGGGACGTGACGGCGTGCGGCGCCGAGGCGACCGTACGACGTCGAGCCGGCGCCCGTATCGACGAGGCGGCGCGCGCCGGCCGCGCCCTGGCCCGGCTCACCGCGTTGCGCACGGCCGCGCTGGGTGTCGGCGGCTGGCTGCCGATCGTGCTCATCCTGGCCGGCGCGCCCTGGCTGGTACGGGGCGGGGTGACGGCCGGCGCGATCCTGGGCGCGCTGACCTACGTCGCGCAGAGCCTGCAGCCCGCTCTGCGCGGCTTCGTCCAGGGACTCGGGGGCAGTGGGTTGTGGCTGCTGGTCACACTCGGCCGCATCCTGGAGGCGGCGGGGCCGGAGGTGGGGGGAGCGGGGGGACGGCAGGGATGGCGGGGCCTGCGGGGTCGTCGTCGGGGGCAGCTCCGGGGACCGAGGGGTCAGCCGCGACCGGGGAGTCAGCCGCGACCGGTACCCCGGCTGCGTCCCGGCCCCGAGCCACCGACGGCAGAACAGGCAGCGCCTCACTCGCTCACGCCTCACTCGGCCCCGCCCCCACTCTCGTCCCCTTCCCCGCCCCCGGAGACGGCCGTGTCGAACTGCACGGCGTCACCTTCGGCTATGCCCCCTCCGCCGAACCGGTCGTCCGGGATCTCGATCTGTCCCTCCCCTCGGGCACCCACCTGGCGGTCGTCGGCCCCAGTGGCGCGGGCAAGTCCACGCTCGCCGCGCTCATCGCCGGGATGCTCGACCCGCAGGCCGGCCAGGTACACCTGGGCGGCGTCCCGGTCCGCTCCCTGGACGTCGGCCGACTCTCCCGGTCCCGCGTGCTGATCCCGCAGGAGGCGTACGTCGTCGCCGACACCCTGCGCGAGAACCTCGCCTACCTGCACCCGGCGGCCACCCCGCCCGACCTCGACGCGGCGGTCCACGCAATCGGCGCCACCGCGCTCGTCGAACGCCTCGGCGGCTACGACGCTCCGGTGAATCCGACCCTGCTGTCCGCCGGGGAGCGCCAGCTGATCGCCCTTGTCCGCGCCCTGCTTCCGCCCGCCCCGCTGGTCCTGCTGGACGAGGCCACCTGCCACCTCGACCCCGCCGCCGAGGCAGTCGCCGAAAGGGCCTTCGCCTGCCGCCGGTCCACCCTGATCGTCTGCGCCCACCGGATCAGCTCCGCCCTGCGCGCCGACCTCGTCCTCGTCATGGACGGGCCGCGTTGCCGCCTGGGCACCCACGACCAACTGCTGGCCGACTGTGCCCTGTACCGCGACCTGATCGGCCACTGGGACCAGATGGCGACAGACGTCCGACGCTGACGGCCGAGGTGCAACGCCGCAGGCGGCACGCCCCTGCCGCCGGCCCGACTACAGCCAGCCCGACTCCCGGGCGATCCGGATCGCGTCGATGCGGTTGCGTGCGCCGGCCTTCCTGGAGACCGCGTTCAGGTGATTGCGGACCGTTCCCACCGACAGGGACAGCCGGTCGGCGATCTCCCGCGTGGGCGTGCCGTCCGCCGCCAGCCGCAGCACCTCGAGCTCCCTCCCGGTCAGCGGGTTCTCCGCCGAGGAGAGCGCCAGCAGCGCGAGTGCGGGGTCGATGAACCGTTCGCCCGCCGCCACCTTGCGGACCCCTTGGGGCAGGGTGTCGCAGGGGCTGTTCCGGCCGATGAGGCCCGCGACGCGGCGCGCCAGCGCCCGCCGCAGGTACTCGGGGGTCGCCGACCCGACCACCAGCAGGGTGCGGCACTCCGGCAGCCGCGTGGCCAGCTCCAGGGAGGTACCGAGGGCGTGGTCCTCCTCGCCGTCGATGTCGATGACGACCACGTCGGGCCGGTACGACAACGCCTGAACGACCGTCTGGCTGTGCTCCGGCGACGCCGGGACCACCTCGATGTCCTTCTCACGGGTGAGCAGGGCGGCGAGTGCCCCGCGCACCAGGTCAGCCTCCTCGACGAGAAGCACACGGATCAACATCGCTCCTACCCGGCCGAACCCGGCCTCCATGACGCAGCGCGCCCAGGACACTCCGACGACGCCTTACGAAGTATCTCCGCCTGTCCACCCAATTGCCCGGAACCGCCCCGCCCGCACGCCACTGTCGCCCATGAAGCAGAGGCACACAAAACAGCAGTGCGGGCCGAGGAAACCCTCGGCCCGCACTGCTGGAAGTAATCTGTGTCCGAGGGGGGACTTGAACCCCCACGCCCGATAAAGGGCACTAGCACCTCAAGCTAGCGCGTCTGCCATTCCGCCACCCGGACTAGGTGTCTGCCGCCTTGCCGGAGGTCTTCCCCGCGGCGGCATGGACAACAATACCAAGATTTCGGAGTGCCCTTCACCTGCATATCCGTGCCCTGGACAGCGGTCCCAGCACGGCGGCAGGGGTGGTCCCGAGGTCTCACCTCGAGCAACCGAACGGTTACACACGGCCCCGGTCGCAGCGCGACTGCGGGGCGGGAGGGGGCCGCGTGGGCACAGTAGCCGGGCCGCTACTTCTCCCGCTCGTGGTACATCTTCCGCGTGTGTTCCGTGTGGGCCCGCATGACCGCCGTGGCGCGCTGCTCGTCGCGGTCCGCGATGGCCGCGATCAGCTCACGGTGCTCGATCCAGGACTGGGTGCCCCGCTGCCGGGCGACCGGTGTGTAGTACCAGCGGACACGGCGGTCGACCTGCGCGGCCAGCTCCGCGAGAACCGCGTTGCCCGCGAGTTCCATGATCTTCGCGTGGAGCCGGGCGTTCATCGCGACCGCGGCGTCCACGTCATCGGCGGCCACCGCGCGCTCGCCCTCCGCGCACATCTCCTCGAGCACGGAGACGGCGGCGGCACCCGCGTTGGCCGCGGCGAGTCGGGCGGCCTCGGCTTCCAACAACGTGCGCACGGTGAGGAGTTGGTCGGCCTCCTCCTCGGTGGGCTCGTGCACGAACGCCCCCTGGGCGGGCCGCAGATCGACCCACCCCTCGGTGTTCAGCCGCTGCAGCGCCTCGCGCACCGGCTGCCGCGAGACGCCGAGATGGCCGGCGAGTTCGCTCTCGACCATGTGCTGACCGGGCTGCAGGGCGCGCGTGATGATGAGTTCGAGCAGCGCCTCAAAGACACGGTCGCGCAGTGGGCCGGGGCGTTCGAGCTTGGGCACCGCACCCTGCGGCAGTCCTGTCGTCGACAACATCACGCCCCCTCCTCGCCAGCGCCGTCGCTGTACACGAGAGCCAAGTATGAATTGGCTTTCGCCTACAGTCTACGGCGCACACCCCCTGGACAGGAGAGTCGGGCTCGTCGCGGTGGGCGCGGGGAGGTACGTACCAGCAGCTCACAGGCGCGAAGGGCGAAGGCCCCAGAGCCGCGCGCGGCACGAGTGGCCGCCCGGCTGCGGCCCCCCAACCCTTGCTGCCACCACTTCCATCCTGTAGACAATATTTCGTCGACAGAGTTCGACAGAGTTTCAACAGTTCCGCGGTACACCCTCGACCGAACGGAGCGCCACACAGTGAAAGTCGCAGTCCTCGGCGCCGGAGCCATCGGCGCCTACGTCGGCGCCGCCCTGCACCGCGCAGGCGCCGACGTCCACCTCATCGCCCGTGGACCCCATTTGGCGGCCATGAGGCGCCACGGCGTGCAAGTCATCAGCCCCCGCGGCGACTTCACCGCCCACGCCCACGCCACCGACAACCCGGCCGACATCGGCCCCGTCGACTACGTCCTCCTCGGACTCAAAGCAAACTCGTACGCGGCGTGCGGACCGCTCATCGAACCCCTGCTCCACGACACCACGGCAGTGATCGCCGCGCAGAACGGCATCCCCTGGTGGTACTTCCACCAGCACGGCGGACCACACGACGGCCACCGCGTCGAGAGCGTCGACCCCGCCGGCGCGGTCAGCGCGGTACTCGCCCCGCAGCGCGCCATCGGGTGCGTGGTCTACGCCGCGACGGAGTTGGACGGTCCGGGTGTGGTGCGGCACCTGGAAGGCACCCGGTTCTCCATCGGCGAACCCGACCGGTCGATCTCACCGCGCTGTCAGGCCTTCAGCCAGGCCATGCAGGCCGGCGGCCTGAAATGCCCGGTCGAGCCGGACCTGCGCAACGACATCTGGCTCAAACTCCTGGGCAACATCAGCTTCAACCCCATCAGCGCCCTCGCCCGCGCCACCATGCGCCAGATGTGTCACCACGGCGGCACCCGCAAAGTCATCGAAACCATGATGGGCGAGACCCTCACCGTCGCCGAAGCATTGGGCTGCCAGATCGGCATCTCGATCGAACGCCGCCTTGCCGGCGCCGAACGCGTCGGCGACCACCGCACCTCCACCCTCCAGGACCTCGAGCGCGGCAAACCCCTCGAACTCGACGTCCTCCTCGCCGCCGTCGTCGAACTCGCCGACATCACCGGCATCGACGTCCCCACCCTCCGCACCGTCCACGCCATCAGCGACCTCCTCGCACTCCGGACCGCCGCATGATGATGAACGTGTACGCGGGACAGGACCGCATAGCCCTACGGGCCGCGGCCACCCAGGGCTGACCGGGTTCCCCGCGACACGACGGCGGGGCCTCCAGCGGCGGGGAGCGCCCCCTGCGCCGCGGAGGCCCCGCCTCAGTCGTGCCGGAGTACACATGAATCCACCCAGAGCCCCTGACTGGATCCTGTATACCATCGACCATCTCTCTGTATACTGTCAGTCTGTATACGTTCAGCGTCCAATGGCCCCGTCTCGGAGGCGACATGGAAGATCTGAATCCCCAGGTGGTGCTGGGAATGGCCGCCCAGGCGCCCGACGGCATAGTGATCATCGACAGCGAAGGACTGATCCGCTATTGGAACCAGGGTGCGGAGCGCATCTTCGGGTTCTCGGCGGGCGAGGTAGACGGTCGCAGTCTGGACGTCATCATCCCCGAGAGGCACAGGAAGCGGCACTGGGACGGTTTCCAGGAGGCCATGGACCGGGGGTCCACCAAGTACGGCGAGGCGGACCTGCTGAACGTTCCCGCGCTGGCGGCGGACGGCCGCAAGCTGTCCATCGAGTTCAGCGTGGTGCTGCTGCCGTCCCCCGACGGCAGCACGTATGTCGGGGCGGTCATCCGGGACGTCACCGCGCGGCGCGATCGGGAGCGGGAGCTGATGCGGCGGCGGGCCGAAGCGACGGTCTGAGACTCGCCGGACAGTCCCCGGACACACGGAAGCGGTCGTGGCCCGAAGGCCACGACCGCTTCCGTGTTGCCGGCTCGTCAGACGATGACGCCGCTCTCCTTCAGCCGGCCGATGGTCTCCTCGTCGTAGCCCAGTTCGACCAGGACCTCGGAGCTGTGCTCGCCCAACAGCGGGGCGCCGACGACCTCCGGCTTGAAGGAGGAGAACTTCACCGGGCTGCCGACGGTCAGGTACGTGCCCCGGCCCTTCTGCTCGACCTCGACGACGGTGCCGCTCTTGCGCAGGTCCTCGTCGTAGGCGATCTCCTTCATGCTCATCACCGGGGCGCAGGGCACCTCCCACTCACGCAGGATGTCGACCGCCTCGTAATTGGTCTTGTCCGCGAGCCACTTCTCGATCTCCTCGAAGATCTCGAAGATGTGGTTCTGGCGGGCGCGCGCGGTCGCGTACTCCGGGTCCTCGGCCCACTCGGGGTGTCCGATCGCCTCGGCGGTGCGCTTCCAGTTCTGCTCCTGGATGGTGAAGTAGATGTAGGCGTTCGGGTCGGTCTCCCAGCCCTTGCACTTGAGCACCCAGCCGGGCTGGCCGCCGCCGCCCGCGTTGCCGCCGCGCGGCACCACGTCGGTGAACTCGCCGTTCGGGTACTGCGGGTACTCCTCCAGGTGGCCGACCCGCTCCAGGCGCTGCTGGTCGCGCAGCTTGACGCGGCAGAGGTTGAGCACGGCGTCCTGCATGGAGACGGACACCTTCTGGCCCTTGCCGGTCTTGCCCCGGTCGATGATCGCGGTGAGGATGCCGATCGCCAGGTGCATACCGGTGTTGGTGTCACCGATGGCCGCGCCGGAGATGGTCGGCGGGCCGTCCCAGAAGCCGGTGGTGGAGGCGGCGCCGCCCGCGCACTGGGCGACGTTCTCGTAGACCTTGAGGTCGTTCCAGGACGACTGGTCGTTGAAGCCCTTGACCGAGCCGAAGATCAGGCGCGGGTTGAGCTCCTGGAGGCGCTCCCAGGAGAAGCCCATGCGGTCCAGGGCGCCCGGGGCGAAGTTCTCCACCAGGACGTCGGCCTCCGTGATGAGCTTCTCCAGGACCTCCTTGCCCTCGGCGGTCTTGGTGTTGATGGCGAGGGAGCGCTTGTTGCTGTTGAGCATCGTGAAGTACAGCGCGTCGAGGTCCTCGATGTCCCGCAGCTGCTTGCGGGTGACGTCGCCGCCGTTGGGGCGCTCCACCTTCAGGACGTCGGCGCCGAACCAGGCGAGCATCTGCGTGCAGGCGGGACCGGCCTGGACCCCGGTGAAGTCGATCACCTTGATTCCGGCGAGCGGCTTTTCACTCATGTCAGCTTCCTGGGTTTCCTCGCCCTGTCGCACCTGAGCAATGTCTGGCTCGCGATCCTGGGCTTCGGCGTCGTCGGGGGCATCGGCGCCGGACTGGTCTACGCGACCTGCATCAACATGGTCGGCAAGTGGTTCCCCGAACGCCGGGGAGCGAAGACGGGGTTCGTCAACGGCGGGTTCGCGTACGGATCACTGCCGTTCATCTTCATCTTCAACTACGGCTTCGACACGGCGAACTACCACCGTGTCCTGGACCTGATCGGCTGCTACATCATGATCGTGGTCCTCGGGTGCGCGTTCTTCTTCAAGGATCCGCCGAAGAACTGGTGGCCCTCGGACATCGATCCGCTGACGTACTCCGGTGCCGAGAAGAACGCGACGAGCCTCGCCAAGAACCCTCCGGCGGCGAAGCAGTACACGCCCAAGGAGGCCATCAGGACCGGCATGCTGCCCCTGATGTGGCTCTCCATCGTGATGACCGCGGGGGTGTCGATCTTCGGAATCTCCTTCCAGGTCGACTTCGCCAAGGAGGTGGGCTTCGGCCCGCTGGTGGCGGCCTCGTCGATGGGTGTCATGGCGGTCATCAACGGCATCGGCCGCGGTGTCGTGGGCTGGCTGTCCGACAAGTGGGGGCGCAAGCCCACCCTGGTGTTCGTCATCGTCGTGCTGGGCCTGGCCCAGTTCGGCGTGATCTGGGCGGGTGACGTCAAGAGCGAGGCGCTGTTCCTGTTCTTCGCGTTTCTCTCCGGCTTCGGCGGCGGCGCGTTCTACCCGCTTTTCGCGGCGCTCACTCCGGACTACTTCGGGGAGAACTACAACGCCTCCAACTACGGCCTGGTGTACAGCGGCAAGCTGATCAGCGGTCTGTTCGGCGGCGGCCTCGGCTCCATGGTGGTCGCGGCCTGGGGGTACAACGGCGCGTACGCCCTGGCCGGCGCCGTCTCCATGGTGGCGGCGGCGATCGCCCTGCTGTTGCGGCAGCCGGGGCGGACGCCGGTGTCGCAACCTGCCGGGTGACGGCACGCACGCGTGAGGAGGCCCTCCCGGGATTCCGGGAGGGCCTCCTCACGCGTGGGATCGGTCAGCACTTCTCGCGCAGCGAGTGGAGGTGCTCGCTGGAGCGGCGCGCGAAGGTGAAGGACTCGGTCGGCTGGTCGTGCTCGGCCTGCCAGTGGTGGGCGAACCGCTCACCACGCAGCCGGGTCACGGCAGAGATGAACCGCTGGTAGTCGATGTCGCCGTCGCCGACGTCGGTCATGCGGTAGCCGTAGGTGTTCGCGGGGTCGCTGACGCCGTCCTTCACGTGGAAGAGCGGGTAGCGGTGGGGCTGGTCGAGGACGTAGTCGAGGGGCTCGAACGGCGCGGGTGAGCCGTCGGGGCGCTGCGAGAAGCGGAACTGGCCCGAGTACGCCCAGAAGATGTCCATCTCCAGGAACACCAGGTCGGGGTCGGTCTCGGCGAGCAGCACGTCGTAGAGGCGGACCTTGGGGTTGTCGGTGGCGAAGGAGAACTCCTCGGAGTGGTTGTGCTGGTAGAACTTCATGCCGCGTGCCTTCGCCGCTGCGCCGTAGGTGTTGAACTCCTCGGCGGCGCGCTTCCAAGCGTCGACGGTGGAGCCGTAGCGGAACGGGCCGGAGGCGGTGCCTATGTGCTTCAGGCCGAGCGCCTGGGCGTCGTCGAGGACCTTGGTGAGGTTCTGGGCGAAGGTATAGGCGCCCGGGTCGTTGGAGTAGTAGCCGACGTGGCTGCCGATCGGGTTCAGGCCGTGGTTCCGGGCCAGCCGCTTGAGCTGGGCGAGGGTGATCGGGCCGGCCGAGCCCTGGGTGTATCCGGCGAACTCGACCTCGTCGTAGCCGTACTTCTCCAACTCGGCGAAGACCGGGGCGAAGCCGAGCGTGGAGACCTTGTCGCGCAGGCTGTAGAGCTGGATGCCGAGCCGGCCGGGGGGCAGGACGGGACGGCCGCGGCCGGCGCCGCGGGGGGCCGTGCCGGTGGTGGACGCGGTGCCGGGGGCGGCAGTCGCCGGGGCTGCGGCGGCTCCCAGCAGGGCGGCAGC
Above is a window of Streptomyces sp. DT2A-34 DNA encoding:
- a CDS encoding ABC transporter ATP-binding protein, which encodes MDRRAADRLLLTTVRRGGVWGGAQAAVSLLLAGVYVVLPAVMGRTVDAVLGRGDTTLWLTLSAAAVALLVVCDAADDYAGAVANARCTAWLRHTLLGHVLDLGASAGRRHTSGDLVARLVGNTARAGSAPSGMVWAVTDLVPPVGAVVALALIDPWLCLTFVAGLPLIALMVRAFVRDVSDLNDRYFATQGRIATRLVDALTGIRTITAAGTLTRETERVLQPLPELHRHGLGMWRAVARVSARDAAIVPLLEIAVLAVAGLGLAQGRITPGQMLAASGYVVLATGVSSLVASVNRLAFARATAGRIAEVLGEPTVAYGGARLPRGGGGRLEFRGVTVRTAEGNSALDGIDLDLPAGALSAVVGRSGAGKSLLAALAGRLADPDEGEIRLDGVPLRDVDRTELRHAVAYGFERPVLLGETFADAIGFGPRTPRGGEVRAGATAARADAFIRTMPEGYGTRLTGAPLSGGEYQRIGLARAFVQSAPSGRLLVLDDVTASLDTVTEHHISQALTGTGPLAGRSRLVVTHRASTAADAEVVVWLDAGRVRGVGTHRELWMEEGYRAVFRPEPGGDGEAGPEPARHRDVHPKPAPAPDRDAGVWDGGVW
- a CDS encoding GntR family transcriptional regulator produces the protein MLSTTGLPQGAVPKLERPGPLRDRVFEALLELIITRALQPGQHMVESELAGHLGVSRQPVREALQRLNTEGWVDLRPAQGAFVHEPTEEEADQLLTVRTLLEAEAARLAAANAGAAAVSVLEEMCAEGERAVAADDVDAAVAMNARLHAKIMELAGNAVLAELAAQVDRRVRWYYTPVARQRGTQSWIEHRELIAAIADRDEQRATAVMRAHTEHTRKMYHEREK
- a CDS encoding ATP-binding cassette domain-containing protein translates to MAGPAGSSSGAAPGTEGSAATGESAATGTPAASRPRATDGRTGSASLAHASLGPAPTLVPFPAPGDGRVELHGVTFGYAPSAEPVVRDLDLSLPSGTHLAVVGPSGAGKSTLAALIAGMLDPQAGQVHLGGVPVRSLDVGRLSRSRVLIPQEAYVVADTLRENLAYLHPAATPPDLDAAVHAIGATALVERLGGYDAPVNPTLLSAGERQLIALVRALLPPAPLVLLDEATCHLDPAAEAVAERAFACRRSTLIVCAHRISSALRADLVLVMDGPRCRLGTHDQLLADCALYRDLIGHWDQMATDVRR
- the lanKC gene encoding class III lanthionine synthetase LanKC, with product MDKRYEVYCLTHPHFYDTPSHGRTRRRFHQTLRPPPPSWLREELGDWVVCRPADTQLPAQGWKIHASACPDNAQTILDAVWDYCVQRRIAFKFLPGLDTLFLANAKYAHRGSSGKFVTIYPADEAECERVLTELGTALDGLQGPYILSDLRWGAGPLYVRYGAFADRYCVSADGVLEQAVEDASGRLVPDLRGPTFQVPEWVPLPAFLEPHLAESRRTTVADLPYRIEKALHFSNGGGLYAGVDTRTEERVVLKEARPHAGLTADGADAVTRLERERTALERLRGLPCVPEVRDHFELGGHRFLVEEFIEGRALHDVFVERYPLTDLDADAAAFADYASWALDIHRQVEEAVAAVHGRGIVIGDVHTFNVLVRPDGRVVLIDFEGASDVAQAGRQVLAAPGFIAPGGATGFDIDRYALACLRIFLFLPLTGLLELDGGKAGQLAREAARLFPVPRQFLDDAVRTLTGDGAMAAGADDGPRLEADHAGWLRARTSMADAILAAATPERHDRLFPGDIEQFLLPGGGLDVAQGAAGVLYALDVTGAGRRPDHEDWLIRHALNPEPGTRLGLYDGLHGVAYVLEHLGHHEEAAKVLDMCLGEHWEALASDLKGGLSGIGLNLLHFATALGDAACGDAALRVAQTVADRLGPADSVPGTSGGAHPRAGLMYGSSGPALLFLRLYEHSGDPVLLDLAATALRQDLNRCLERPDGSLEVNEGWRTMPYLADGSVGIGMVLDEYLAHRADERFSAAAHAIRRAASASFYIEPGLFDGLAGMILHLSRAHPPGTAAARDPVIADHVHHLERHACLLDGRLAFPGEQLLRLSMDLATGTAGVLLALGSAFHSRPVGLPFLTPGPRSAHDPPVPTRVRERR
- a CDS encoding response regulator transcription factor, which gives rise to MIRVLLVEEADLVRGALAALLTREKDIEVVPASPEHSQTVVQALSYRPDVVVIDIDGEEDHALGTSLELATRLPECRTLLVVGSATPEYLRRALARRVAGLIGRNSPCDTLPQGVRKVAAGERFIDPALALLALSSAENPLTGRELEVLRLAADGTPTREIADRLSLSVGTVRNHLNAVSRKAGARNRIDAIRIARESGWL
- a CDS encoding 2-dehydropantoate 2-reductase, which gives rise to MKVAVLGAGAIGAYVGAALHRAGADVHLIARGPHLAAMRRHGVQVISPRGDFTAHAHATDNPADIGPVDYVLLGLKANSYAACGPLIEPLLHDTTAVIAAQNGIPWWYFHQHGGPHDGHRVESVDPAGAVSAVLAPQRAIGCVVYAATELDGPGVVRHLEGTRFSIGEPDRSISPRCQAFSQAMQAGGLKCPVEPDLRNDIWLKLLGNISFNPISALARATMRQMCHHGGTRKVIETMMGETLTVAEALGCQIGISIERRLAGAERVGDHRTSTLQDLERGKPLELDVLLAAVVELADITGIDVPTLRTVHAISDLLALRTAA
- a CDS encoding SapB/AmfS family lanthipeptide — encoded protein: MSLLELQGLTIESEAGHRPPGSRASKYCGGGGSRLSLLLC